From Peromyscus eremicus chromosome 3, PerEre_H2_v1, whole genome shotgun sequence, one genomic window encodes:
- the Ppm1k gene encoding protein phosphatase 1K, mitochondrial, translating into MLSAALVTLVRSGGNQVKKRVLLSSVLLQDNRQVTPACYSSTSEPRCSRFDPDGSGQPATWDNFGIWDNRIDEPILLPPSIKYGKPIPKISLENVGCASLIGKRKENEDRFGFAQLTEEVLYFAVYDGHGGPAAADFCHTHMEKCVMDLLPREKDLETVLTLAFLEIDKAFSSYAHLSADASLLTSGTTATVALLRDGIELVVASVGDSRALLCRKGKPMKLTTDHTPERKDEKERIKKCGGFVSWNSLGQPHVNGRLAMTRSIGDLDLKASGVIAEPETTRIKLYHGDDSFLVLTTDGINFMVNSQEICDFVNQCHDPNEAAHAVTEQAIQYGTEDNSTAVVVPFGAWGKYKNSEINFSFSRSFASSGRWA; encoded by the exons ATGTTATCAGCGGCCTTAGTTACTTTGGTGAGAAGTGGAGGGAACCAGGTGAAGAAGAGAGTGTTGTTAAGCTCTGTTCTTCTGCAGGACAACAGGCAGGTGACTCCTGCCTGCTACAGCTCCACTTCGGAGCCCAGGTGTTCTCGGTTTGACCCAGACGGAAGTGGGCAGCCAGCCACTTGGGACAATTTTGGAATCTGGGACAACCGCATTGACGAGCCAATTTTGCTGCCGCCTAGCATCAAGTATGGCAAGCCAATTCCCAAAATCAGCCTGGAGAATGTGGGCTGCGCCTCCCTCATTGGCAAacggaaagaaaatgaagatcgATTTGGGTTCGCACAGCTGACTGAAGAGGTGCTGTACTTTGCAGTGTACGACGGGCATGGGGGACCTGCAGCTGCTGacttctgtcacacacacatggaaaaaTGTGTTAT GGATTTGCTTCCTCGGGAGAAAGACCTGGAAACTGTACTGACGTTGGCCTTTCTAGAAATAGATAAAGCCTTTTCAAGTTATGCCCACCTGTCTGCTGATG CAAGCCTCCTGACCTCTGGGACTACTGCAACAGTCGCCTTGTTGAGAGATGGTATTGAACTGGTTGTAGCCAGTGTTGGAGACAGCCGGGCTCTTTTGTGTAGAAAAGGAAAACCCATGAAGCTGACCACTGACCATACCCCAGAAagaaaggatgagaaagaaag GATCAAGAAGTGCGGTGGGTTTGTATCTTGGAATAGTTTGGGACAGCCCCACGTCAATGGCAGACTTGCAATGACAAGGAGTATTGGAGATTTGGATCTTAAAGCCAGTGGTGTGATAGCAGAACCCGAGACAACAAGGATTAAG CTCTACCATGGGGATGACAGCTTCCTGGTCCTCACCACAGATGGGATTAACTTCATGGTGAATAGTCAGGAGATCTGTGACTTTGTCAACCAGTGCCATGACCCGAATGAAGCAGCCCATGCCGTGACCGAGCAG GCAATCCAGTACGGTACCGAGGATAACAGTACTGCAGTGGTGGTACCCTTTGGTGCCTGGGGAAAGTACAAGAACTCCGAGATAAACTTCTCATTCAGCAGAAGCTTTGCCTCCAGTGGACGATGGGCCTGA